The Phragmites australis chromosome 13, lpPhrAust1.1, whole genome shotgun sequence DNA window GCGTCTCATTCCTCCTTATCGCATAATTAAGTCTCTCATTTGTTTTAACCACCCACACAATGAGATGATAATGTTGCTAATTAACAAAAGAACTGTTATAACACTCCACAAATGACGTACTTTTTGGAGAAGACAAATCATGTTTTGAAGCAGAGGTTCTTCATTACCTATCATATGATACAATGATCACTGTAGTTGGTTTGATAAACAATCTTGGCTCCCTACTTGCCTTCGTTGGGAAAAGCACAGTAGACCCTTTGGAAGAGATGACTACACCACAATCAGTGGACAAAAGAGCATTCTGAATTTCTGAGCAGGACCTGATAATCTCCACTGGAGCAAACAATAAAATCATCGAACCACCATAAGACAGAAGCCTGAAATACACAATATGGAATATTGACAACAACTTTAtaggaaaaattaaaaatagaaaggaaaaaaaaaacaccatgaACACTCTACCAGCCAGGAACAGGGAGGCCTCCTCTTGCAGATAATATCGGGGCCGTCAAAGCAGTAAGTGCATCTTTTACAGTAGTTGGATCAGCAAATGCTTTACCACATAGGATTAGAGATGAGCGTTCAATGTCTGCTGCTGCAAATCCATTAGCGTATTGTGTTCCAGAACCAAGAACATTTTTGACGTTACTACTGCTTAAAAACATTCAGAAAGAAAGATCTTAGCCTTAATGCCTTATACATGGCCCAGCCACAGATATTGGCACCTTGCTGGTAAAGATATTACTCGAATGCAGGGACAAGGATAATTACCTTATGGAACTGGCAGTATATATAGTCAAAGGGCATGTGTCATGGGAAATTGCACGATCTGGTATTTTCCAAAGGGCACTGGACAGTAACATAACAGCAGAAGTGCTATCACTAATGACACGGACCTTTGCATCACATTCGGCAGATGAACCAACAGCACCATCTTGAACATAAAGACTTGAGATGGTTGAAAGGTGAAATGTCACCTAAACAAGCAAGAAGACCATCAAAACACAAGACATTGGAACTCAATTAAAGGAAGGCAGCTTAAAACTTCACATGCTGAAAATAAGATGCTAATTTTATTTCTGATCCATTCATGAGAGCCATTGTGGAATACCATCCCATTGAGagacaaaacaaaaaaataaaacctACCAGTTTCAGAAGTTTTGCAAATTGAGCTTTTGAAACGTCAGGAACCCCACTGATGACATTTCCTCTAACATGGAGTGGAATGCCAGACAAACGCTCTGCATGCTCCAGATGTAGGCAGAGTTATATGTTTAGTATCATTTTAATTGTACATACACATCATAACTGAATGACAAGAGTCTACACATACCTGTGTAAGTAGCACCAGCTTTCTGAAGCTCCGGTGTTTCCAAGTTATAGAAGACCTTATCTTTTACAACAACACCTCTTCCAGAAATTGCCCAATTAAGACCATATGAAAATTCTTGGTCTTCTCTGTGCAACAAAGAGCAGATGAAAAATGTGCAGACATTTGTAACGAATGATCAAATGAAATAAACAGGAATATAAAGCTGGATATAATTAAGCGCCAAATGACATAGACAGGTCGCTGCCTTCTGTGCAAGGCTTCTTGTACATAAACTGGCTTCTTAATTGAGCGGCAGTGCTTCTGCCttctagttaaaaaaaaaagacatagaCAAGTCGCCAAGTCACAGTATAATGTTGCAAGCCATAGCTTGTCATTTGGAACACCCATAATTAGATATGGGAACTTCATAAGCTTGGCATGGATATTAGATCAAGAGAACTCTCTAGGAACTAGGAAGAGTATGGCCATTGACAACACTTACCTCGGATAGGTAATAGTCTCTCATTGCTTCTGTGGTAAGCGCACCGAAACTGGACAATTCAAAAACCAACAAATTCGTCAGGCTTCACATAGTATACTGGCATTTCACAAGCACAACCACTACGAGAACAATCGTAGTTGCAAATTCACCATTTATACGGAACCCCATGAAATTCCACCATAAAACGAGACCTGTAATCAGCTCTTACATCACCCAACAACACGCCACCCGGAAGTGCAGCTTGTTAAACTACAACCCATCTATCCGAATCATCTACTGAACAACACCCCCCTCCCAACATCAGAGCAGAGCTACACGCTTCTGGATCCTTAGGTCGCTGTATGCCCAACCACTTCCGAAACCAACCAGATCAGTGCAGTTGCGGAACGAACGGAGCGGATCGCAAACAGCAGCGCACGCCCAGAGGAGTGGAGATCGGACACACCTGACTAAGGCTCCGCGCCGGAGACGACgctgcggcgggggcggcgcggcggagaACGCCCAGCATGTATGCGCTTCGCTTCCCCTCTTCCCGGCGTTGCGGCGTATGAGACCGTGTTGTTCCCGGCAGCGGTGGGGACAGCGGGGATGACGGTGACCACGTGGGCTCGGCCCGGTTTAATCCGTGGCTCGAGCCGACGTGCTCGGCTCGATCCAACCCACGGCTCGCTCTGGTCGCACGTCCATATGTATTGCTTGGGCTTTACTATAGCAAATGGGCCAATTTACCAATACGCCCTTCTAACATCTGTTGGAAATGGGCCCATAGACAAACcgcttt harbors:
- the LOC133887966 gene encoding uncharacterized protein LOC133887966 produces the protein MLGVLRRAAPAAASSPARSLSQFRCAYHRSNERLLPIRDQEFSYGLNWAISGRGVVVKDKVFYNLETPELQKAGATYTERLSGIPLHVRGNVISGVPDVSKAQFAKLLKLVTFHLSTISSLYVQDGAVGSSAECDAKVRVISDSTSAVMLLSSALWKIPDRAISHDTCPLTIYTASSISSNVKNVLGSGTQYANGFAAADIERSSLILCGKAFADPTTVKDALTALTAPILSARGGLPVPGWLLSYGGSMILLFAPVEIIRSCSEIQNALLSTDCGVVISSKGSTVLFPTKASREPRLFIKPTTVIIVSYDSTDAVPSVSKLSPGRAAYHFLAGYHDGKFVPCYIRGPSPVNPLALASSLFSHLKEEDTPAYLINAKHSGKYIDGKEFIKLIELALSDNLPDIKTEDIRVGELKGKYRSFLSSKFGKYLPNEFFF